A genomic stretch from Kogia breviceps isolate mKogBre1 chromosome 1, mKogBre1 haplotype 1, whole genome shotgun sequence includes:
- the UTP11 gene encoding probable U3 small nucleolar RNA-associated protein 11, whose protein sequence is MAAAFRKAAKSRQREHRERSQPSFRKHLGLLEKKKDYKLRADDYRKKQKYLRALRKKALEKNPDEFYYKMTRVKLQDGVHVIKETKEEVTPEQLKLMRTQDVKYIEMKRVAEAKKIERLKSELHLLDFQGKQQKKHVFFFDTKKEVEQFDIATHLRTAPELVDRVFNRPTIETLQKEKVKGVNNQTRLKQIAKERQKQYNCLTQRIEREKKLFVIAQKIQTRKDLLDKTRKVKVKKETVNSPAIYKFESRRKR, encoded by the exons ATGGCGGCGGCTTTTCGGAAAGCGGCTAAGTCGCGGCAGCGGGAACACCGAGAGCGAAGCCAG CCCAGCTTTCGAAAACATCTGGGCCtgctggagaaaaagaaagattacaAACTTCGTGCAGA TGACTACCGGAAAAAGCAAAAATACCTTAGAGCTCTCCGGAAGAAGGCTCTTGAAAAAAATCCAGATGAATTCTACTATAAAATGACTCGGGTTAAACTCCAG GATGGAGTTCATGTTATTAAGGAGACTAAGGAAGAAGTAACTCCAGAACAGCTGAAACTGATGAGAACTCAGGACGTCaaatatatagaaatgaaaagggtTGCAGAAGCTAAG AAAATTGAAAGACTGAAATCAGAGCTCCATCTGCTGGATTTCCAGGGGAAGCAACAGAAGAagcatgtgtttttttttgacACCAAAAAGGAAG TCGAACAGTTTGATATTGCAACTCATCTGCGAACAGCCCCAGAACTAGTCGACAGAGTCTTTAACAGACCTACGATAGAGACCTTGCAGAAGGAGAAAGTGAAAGGAGTTAACAATCAGACTCGACTTAAg CAAATAGCCAAAGAGAGGCAAAAGCAGTATAACTGCCTGACACAGCGGATTGAGCGCGAGAAGAAATTGTTTGTTATTGCACAGAAAATTCAGACTCGCAAAGATCTTCTG GATAAAACTCGGAAGGTGAAggtgaaaaaagaaacagtcaacTCCCCAGCTATTTACAAATTTGAGAGTCGTCGAAAACGTTGA
- the FHL3 gene encoding four and a half LIM domains protein 3 — MSEAFDCAKCSESLYGRKYIQTENGPYCVPCYDNTFANTCAECQQLIGHDSRELFYEDRHFHEGCFRCCRCQRSLADEPFTCQDSELLCNGCYCSAFSSQCSACGETVMPGSRKLEYGGQTWHEHCFLCSSCEQPLGSRSFVPDKGAHYCVPCYENKFAPRCARCSKTLTQGGVTYRDQPWHRECLVCTGCQTPLAGQQFTSRDDDPYCVACFGELFAPKCSSCKRPITGLGEGKYVSFEDRHWHHSCFSCARCSTSLVGQGFVPDGDQVVCQGCSQAGP, encoded by the exons ATGAGCGAGGCCTTTGACTGTGCAAAATGCAGCGAGTCCCTGTACGGGCGCAAatacatccagacagaaaacGGACCCTACTGTGTGCCCTGCTATGACAACACCTTCGCCAACACGTGCGCTGAGTGCCAGCAGCTTATTGGGCACGACTCGAGG GAGCTGTTCTACGAAGACCGCCACTTCCACGAGGGTTGCTTCCGCTGCTGCCGCTGCCAGCGCTCCCTGGCCGACGAGCCCTTCACCTGCCAGGACAGCGAGCTGCTCTGTAACGGCTGCTACTGCAGTGCCTTCTCCTCACAGTGCTCCGCCTGCGGGGAGACTGTCATGCCCG GATCCCGGAAGCTGGAGTACGGAGGCCAGACATGGCATGAGCACTGCTTCCTGTGCAGCAGCTGTGAGCAGCCGCTGGGCTCCCGCTCCTTTGTGCCCGACAAGGGTGCCCACTACTGCGTGCCCTGCTATGAGAACAAGTTTGCTCCTCGCTGTGCCCGCTGCAGCAAG ACACTGACGCAGGGTGGCGTGACATACCGTGACCAGCCCTGGCATCGGGAATGCCTGGTCTGCACTGGCTGCCAGACACCCCTGGCAGGACAGCAGTTCACCTCCCGAGATGACGATCCCTACTGTGTGGCCTGTTTTGGAGAACTCTTTGCACCCAAGTGCAGCAGCTGCAAGCGCCCCATCACAG GACTCGGTGAAGGCAAGTATGTGTCCTTCGAAGACCGCCACTGGCACCACAGCTGCTTCTCCTGCGCCCGATGCTCCACCTCCCTGGTGGGCCAGGGCTTCGTGCCGGACGGAGACCAAGTGGTGtgccagggctgcagccaggcAGGGCCCTGA